The following coding sequences lie in one Lelliottia jeotgali genomic window:
- a CDS encoding ferrous iron transporter B: MKKNLIVAAFAVTAAVSMSNVFAAAGTVNFTGEILENACNVDVASQNQTVDLGRYNKTEFNNLAGSKTAAKDFNIVLKNCPASVSAAKVRFDGTPEVTDSTLLAIDSTTAGAATGVAIHLMSADKGDLPLHGQNNYTYMLSSTQDNTLKFYAQYQSTNATVTAGPANAVASFSVVYN, translated from the coding sequence ATGAAAAAGAATCTGATCGTTGCTGCTTTTGCTGTTACTGCTGCTGTGTCTATGTCTAACGTGTTTGCTGCTGCTGGCACCGTGAACTTCACCGGTGAAATTCTGGAGAACGCCTGTAACGTTGATGTGGCTTCTCAGAACCAGACCGTTGACCTGGGCCGCTACAACAAAACTGAATTCAACAATCTGGCAGGCAGTAAAACTGCGGCTAAAGATTTCAACATCGTGCTGAAAAACTGCCCGGCCAGCGTCTCTGCGGCAAAAGTACGTTTTGACGGTACGCCAGAAGTCACAGACTCTACGTTACTGGCCATCGACAGCACCACCGCTGGTGCGGCAACCGGCGTGGCTATCCACCTGATGTCAGCTGATAAAGGTGACTTACCGCTGCATGGTCAAAACAACTACACCTACATGCTGAGCTCAACTCAGGATAACACCCTGAAATTCTACGCACAGTATCAGTCTACTAATGCAACTGTGACTGCAGGTCCAGCAAACGCCGTTGCCAGCTTCTCTGTTGTATACAACTAA